A section of the Archocentrus centrarchus isolate MPI-CPG fArcCen1 chromosome 20, fArcCen1, whole genome shotgun sequence genome encodes:
- the slc35b3 gene encoding adenosine 3'-phospho 5'-phosphosulfate transporter 2 isoform X1: MDSSTQLPAAADTMSAKYGLVGYNSSRKHISISIPSSTEVMSPHIKSVEELRVLGINLSSLSAPTQFFICVAGVFLFYLVYGYLQELIFSVEGFKPFGWYLTLVQFGFYSMFGLVELQLTQDKRRRIPGKTYMIIAFLTVGTMGLSNTSLGYLNYPTQVIFKCCKLIPVMIGGVFIQGKRYNVADVSAALCMSLGLIWFTLADSKVAPNFNVTGVLLISLALCADAAIGNVQEKAMKLHNGSNSEMVLYSYSIGFVYILTGLLCVGGLGPAVAFCSEHPVKTYGYAFFFSLTGYFGISFVLALIKLFGALVAVTVTTGRKAMTIVLSFMFFTKPFTFQYIWGGLLVLFGIFLNVYSKNKDKMKLPSIKDLRSRLLAGKKVRFLSQNV, encoded by the exons ATGGACTCTTCCACCCAG CTTCCAGCAGCCGCCGATACAATGAGTGCCAAATATGGCCTGGTGGGCTACAACAGTTCACGGAAGCACATTTCAATCTCCATCCCCTCGTCTACAGAGGTGATGTCACCTCATATAAAGTCTGTGGAGGAGCTGAGGGTTCTGGGGATCAACCTGAGCAGCTTAAGTGCGCCCACACAGTTCTTTATTTGTGTGGCTGGAGTCTTCCTCTTTTACCTCGTGTATGGATACTTGCag GAGTTGATATTTTCTGTGGAAGGATTCAAGCCTTTTGGCTGGTACCTCACTCTGGTTCAGTTTGGCTTCTACTCCATGTTTGGATTAGTAGAGCTTCAGCTCACACAGGACAAACGCAGAAG GATACCAGGAAAGACCTATATGATCATAGCATTTCTAACAGTGGGCACTATGGGCCTGTCAAATACCTCTTTGGGCTACTTGAACTACCCTACACAGGTCATCTTCAAGTGCTGTAAACTCATCCCAGTCATGATTGGAGGAGTGTTTATACAAG GTAAACGCTATAATGTGGCTGACGTGTCTGCTGCTCTCTGCATGAGTCTGGGACTCATCTGGTTTACTCTAGCTGACAGCAAAGTGGCCCCCAACTTCAATGTCACAG GTGTCCTCCTCATCTCCCTGGCACTGTGTGCAGATGCTGCCATTGGAAACGTGCAAGAGAAAGCCATGAAACTCCATAATGGCTCCAACTCTGAGATG GTGCTGTATTCGTACTCCATCGGTTTTGTCTACATCCTGACGGGCCTGCTGTGTGTTGGTGGGCTGGGACCAGCTGTAGCCTTCTGCTCAGAG CACCCTGTGAAGACATATGGTTATgcattcttcttctctcttaCGGGTTATTTTGGGATCTCCTTTGTGCTGGCCTTAATCAAGCTCTTTGGAGCTTTGGTTGCAGTAACAG TGACCACTGGGAGAAAGGCCATGACTATCGTGCTTTCCTTCATGTTCTTCACAAAACCCTTCACTTTCCA GTACATCTGGGGCGGCCTTCTGGTGCTCTTTGGAATTTTTTTGAAtgtttacagtaaaaacaaagacaaaatgaagctTCCCTCCATCAAGGACCTCAGGAGCCGGCTGCTGGCGGGAAAGAAAGTCCGATTTCTTTCACAAAACGTGTAG
- the slc35b3 gene encoding adenosine 3'-phospho 5'-phosphosulfate transporter 2 isoform X2, whose translation MSAKYGLVGYNSSRKHISISIPSSTEVMSPHIKSVEELRVLGINLSSLSAPTQFFICVAGVFLFYLVYGYLQELIFSVEGFKPFGWYLTLVQFGFYSMFGLVELQLTQDKRRRIPGKTYMIIAFLTVGTMGLSNTSLGYLNYPTQVIFKCCKLIPVMIGGVFIQGKRYNVADVSAALCMSLGLIWFTLADSKVAPNFNVTGVLLISLALCADAAIGNVQEKAMKLHNGSNSEMVLYSYSIGFVYILTGLLCVGGLGPAVAFCSEHPVKTYGYAFFFSLTGYFGISFVLALIKLFGALVAVTVTTGRKAMTIVLSFMFFTKPFTFQYIWGGLLVLFGIFLNVYSKNKDKMKLPSIKDLRSRLLAGKKVRFLSQNV comes from the exons ATGAGTGCCAAATATGGCCTGGTGGGCTACAACAGTTCACGGAAGCACATTTCAATCTCCATCCCCTCGTCTACAGAGGTGATGTCACCTCATATAAAGTCTGTGGAGGAGCTGAGGGTTCTGGGGATCAACCTGAGCAGCTTAAGTGCGCCCACACAGTTCTTTATTTGTGTGGCTGGAGTCTTCCTCTTTTACCTCGTGTATGGATACTTGCag GAGTTGATATTTTCTGTGGAAGGATTCAAGCCTTTTGGCTGGTACCTCACTCTGGTTCAGTTTGGCTTCTACTCCATGTTTGGATTAGTAGAGCTTCAGCTCACACAGGACAAACGCAGAAG GATACCAGGAAAGACCTATATGATCATAGCATTTCTAACAGTGGGCACTATGGGCCTGTCAAATACCTCTTTGGGCTACTTGAACTACCCTACACAGGTCATCTTCAAGTGCTGTAAACTCATCCCAGTCATGATTGGAGGAGTGTTTATACAAG GTAAACGCTATAATGTGGCTGACGTGTCTGCTGCTCTCTGCATGAGTCTGGGACTCATCTGGTTTACTCTAGCTGACAGCAAAGTGGCCCCCAACTTCAATGTCACAG GTGTCCTCCTCATCTCCCTGGCACTGTGTGCAGATGCTGCCATTGGAAACGTGCAAGAGAAAGCCATGAAACTCCATAATGGCTCCAACTCTGAGATG GTGCTGTATTCGTACTCCATCGGTTTTGTCTACATCCTGACGGGCCTGCTGTGTGTTGGTGGGCTGGGACCAGCTGTAGCCTTCTGCTCAGAG CACCCTGTGAAGACATATGGTTATgcattcttcttctctcttaCGGGTTATTTTGGGATCTCCTTTGTGCTGGCCTTAATCAAGCTCTTTGGAGCTTTGGTTGCAGTAACAG TGACCACTGGGAGAAAGGCCATGACTATCGTGCTTTCCTTCATGTTCTTCACAAAACCCTTCACTTTCCA GTACATCTGGGGCGGCCTTCTGGTGCTCTTTGGAATTTTTTTGAAtgtttacagtaaaaacaaagacaaaatgaagctTCCCTCCATCAAGGACCTCAGGAGCCGGCTGCTGGCGGGAAAGAAAGTCCGATTTCTTTCACAAAACGTGTAG